One Glycine soja cultivar W05 chromosome 7, ASM419377v2, whole genome shotgun sequence genomic window, TGCACCGATTATTTACTATGGGATTTTTTTAACCTTATTTTTTACTTGGAATAAATTAGAGAGttccatatttttaatttttaactcaatAGGTCTTATATTTTACTACTATTATTGAATagataaacaaattataaaagaaggaaaaaaattacacaacaaACTGCTATATTCTATTTGAATAATGATATTAGAACCCTTCATCATTTCAAATACTTTATTAAtacatatcaatattttttcatcACATCTActtcctataattttttttctttcttcatctcTCTAGGTATCAACTAGAGTAAAGGTggcttttattaattttatttagaaaacaaagaaaattacaacaaattcattttgtatacaacttaaaatttgtttggataaattttttcataaataaaaaaaaattctataagttaaaaaaaattatacataagtTAATTTGGTGGAGTTCTTTCATATTTGGTTctccaaatattaattttaacttatgcataacCTAATTTTAACTTAGagaaatcttttatattttttcttcttattttttttcttctataaaagCTTCTATATCCCTAATATCTATTCCATATCTAGTTTTTTTGGTTTGATGACTACACCTTGGATGACAAGTCCGGTCTTCCACATGCCACCTTCATATTCATACATAGAAATTTCCATCTCGCCAGCATCTTTTTCAGATGCCACAAACTCACCTACTAGAATCTCCATCCAACTCTCCCTTAACTTCTCGTTTAAATTTACTTTGTGTTGTTGTCTCTTTCCTCCAGGAAGGACAAATCTAACATTTATTGGAACTTCCCACCCTTGAGATGATTCTTCCAACATAATTAGAAATGACACTTGATATAGAATTCCTAGTGAAAGCTTTCTTGTGTCAAATTTTCCATGCACTTCTAGCCAGCAAACCCTTTTCAACTTAGCCAACTCTACTATCGTGCCACTGCATCATAGATGGATATCAGTTTAGGAAAGTTTGTCATCGTGGCATTACATCATAGATAGTTAGATAACTACATAGACAAACATGCAGATAATTAGACAGATATATGGATAGCTTGTTGTAAAATCAAAGCTGATTGCAATTGTATAAGATGAATATGTACATAAATTTCAAGACTAATATATATAGAGAGGTAGATAGATAAACAAGTTGTTATataggaaaaaataaacaatgataGTTGTTGCTGTGAAAATTGTGGTTAATCAGTCATTGTGTCAACTAATTATCAACAAATGATTTCTTTATGCGACTAACTCAAGGAAAGAACTATGTTTCTTGATTAGATTCCTAATCCACTTCAAAGAGCTTTCTAACAATGGTTGAATTAAAGTTTATATGCTACTCTACTCCTATAAAATTGCAGTAGTAAAAAGTTGTAAATAaagcaataaataaatagatgaatagttgaaaaaaaaaattacgttgATTTGGTCAAAGACCTAATTTAcattttgcttttaatttttctatttataatattttttaagccgTCACAAGCATAATCATTTTCTGGGTACGTCAATCGTTTTTTGGGTATGTTAGCCATTTTCTAATAACTACCTACTTATGACGGTTATGGGTGCATGCTTCCATCATGGGATTTTGTCCTGGAATCTATCCCTAATATTTTGCCACTTTTTGACCTTTGTCTACTTCATTCCATGCACAGGAAAACAACTATTAACATTCATTGCCCATCTTTCCTACTTTTTAAGGAAATCATAGTTTCATATGCATTTAGACTTTGAAAGTTGTCTGCAATTGCCTTCCATGTTCAAATCTCCCCTCCAATTTCATCTTCCTCAAAGTAGGTCTGATTTTGGGTTGTTTATCCATTCAATTTTTGTTGTGCTAGATGTGAGAAATAGTTGTTAGCTGTCagaaatagtttattttttagcCGTAAAAAATGACAATTGTAGTCGTTAGTCATTTTAGCACTAAGTGGAACTAGAATTCATTTAGATTGAGCTGCAATAATTGGTGGCCATTGGCTGAATTAACGTACCAACTGAATTAACCGTTAGCCAGTGATAAAAACGACTAGTCTTAATAGCAAATATTTTTAgcattaattatcaattttatagatctatcccgacaaacaatttttctctAGTTTAATCTGAAAGGATTTTCTtctttagaaaaactaaaacaaaaagctACCCATGACCATCCTTAAATAAAAGGGTGGTAAAATCAGGGTAGGGAGCATCCAAAATGCACAACCTTTGAGGTTGTCAAACATGTCGATTGGCAAGAACATGAGCTATTTAATTAGTTTCCCTATCTATATAAGTAATATCAACAAAAGAATCTCAGTTAATAAGCTCTAAGACTATCAAAACTACGGCAATATGGGGGTGAAAATCTGGGCAACAATTGTTGTTGAAGATGTCCACCATATTCTTGTTGTCCATCTCACAGAGGATGTTTCTGAAGCCTTTATCCCAGGCAAGGATTAAGCCATGTCTCAAGGCCATGATCTCCGCTTTAGCACTATCTCCAAGACCATCAAAGGAGTAGACTCCAACGATCCAATTGTAAGTGTGGTCACAGATGACTCCACCTGCACCTATAGAGCTCGATTCTAGTAAGCAACTCCCATCAACATTAAGCTTCAAGGAACCCGAAGGAGGAGACTGCCATCTGGGAAAATAAGAAGGGCTTCCACTGCTCGTCCAAATTCATGATAGGCAAGAATAAAGTCATCATGGAAGAGCTGGATATTATTGATAACCTTCTTAATAGTCTACTTGTCCTCTTCAAAAATACGGTTGTTCTTCCATCTCCAAATCCACCAGAGAGTAGAAGAGAAGAGGAAGCCACTATTGCTACTAAGATGGACTTGCAGCCACCTCAAGTATTGGAGCTGAGAAACTCTGGCCTTGAAAGGAAGCCCAACCTAAGCCAGATTTCTCTTGCATAGGGGCAATCCCTGAGGTAGTGAAGGAAGTCTTCATTGGGGCTAGAGCAATACGGGCATCTAGCCAAACTTGCTATGAAATCTAACGGAGTTAATAGGAAGGGATGGTGAAGGGTAAGCCAAATCATAATACGAATCTTCTCAAGGATATGGAGCTTCCACAACCACTTAAAAGGAGCAATGGAGGCATTAGAAATTTGAAGATCTACAAAGGAGAGCCATTTATAAGCAGAAGCCGCAGTGTAACATCCATTGCTAGAGTGGCCCCAAACTCATCTGTCAATGAAACCTTAAGCCAAAGTAGGTTCCACTTCCAAGATGAGGTCAATGAAATTGTTGGGCAAGGAGGTTCTGATATCCCTAAGATACCAATGATCATCCCGGATAATGTTTTGCATGCACATGGTATCAACATAGTCCACATAGGGGACTTTTTTGGCAAATAAATCCAGTGTACGTGAGACCAATTATCATACCAAATAGAAGAGTCTCTAGCACAAATCCAAAACTTGAAGCCCTAAAGAAGATCATCTTTAGTAGCAAGAACACCCTTCCAAATATAGGAAACTCTTAAAGTCTTAGATGAGCTGAGGAAATGATTATTTCGGACATATTTGTCAGAGACCAAATTCATCCAAAGAGAGTCCTTCTCAGCAACAATATCCCAAACAAGTTTTCCAAGAAGTGAGATGTACTAAGATCAGCCAGCCTAACACCAAGACCTCCATCAAATTTAGGGGATATCAGTGTTTGCCAATTAACAAGATGCCAACAACGATAATTAGTAGAGGGATACCAAATAAAGTTGCAAACAACTTTGCCAATCTCCTCACACACACCCTTGGCAAGGAGAAAAAGTTGCATATTGTACACTAGCAATGAGGAAAGCACAATATTAACTAAGCAAACCCTTCCCGCTCTGTTCAAAGTCTCCCTTTCCAAGAAGTAAGCCttctttagattttttttccaagATAAAAGTAAAGGAATCCTTAGTGACTCTTCTTTTCAATAGAGAGAACCCAAGATAACGACCGAGATCATTGACaactttaaaagaagaaatatcGTGCAACTTTTGCTTATGAGATTAGCTAACTCCTCTAGAAAACATGATTTGGATTTTTCAGCATTCTCCTAAATCCCAGATTCAACACAAAAAAATCTCAAGAGTCAAGTTAATGAGGTTCATTTGAGACTCTTTAGCATTGTAGAAGAGCATAATATCATTTGCAAAAAGCAAATGAGACATTTTTGGGGCTCATTTTCAAATAGTGACTGGATCTCAAAAAGTCCATCATCTACCATTTGGTGGATGTAGAGAGAAATTTTCTCCATGCACTTAAAGATATAAATAGATATGGGATCTCCTTGTCTCAGGCCCTTAGAAGGTTTGAAGCCTCTTGCTCTATTCCACAccacacaaaaattaaaagtagtGGTACACCACATGATAAGAGAAATAGTTGAGTTGGGAAACCCAAAATCTTTAAGGCCCTGATGCAAGTAGTCCTAGTTAATCCTATCATAAGCTTTCTCAAAGTCAATTTTGAGGGCCAAACTCCCTTGCTTAGACTAGATCGATGCATAGAATAGACAATCTCTTAAGCTATGATAGCATTCTCAGTAGTGCCCCTCCCAAGGATGAAACTTCCTTGGAGAGGGCTAATGATGCCTTCAAGAAAGGGACAAATACAGGCAACAATAACTTTGGTGATGACATTATAAATGACATTACAAAGACTTATTGACCTAAAATCCTTAAATTGCTTTGGATGGTTAATTTTAGGGATAAGGACACTAAGGGTCTCCATAATCTTATATTCAACCTAACCTTGAGAAAAGGCATCACAAACCAGCTTCCACACATCATTCTTGATAATATCCAATACTTCTTGAAGAAATAAGGTTGAAAACTGTCAGGTCCATGTGATTTGTAAGATTGCATATTCATAAGGGTGACCTTGACCTCCTCAAGAGTGATTGAAGCCAAGAGAGCAACTTTATCGTCATCACTGAGTTGGGGTTGACTACGAACATGAAGGGAATCATTACTTTGTCTAAAGGGGAGACAAAATAGATTGTGAAAGTATTTTCTAGCTCCATCTTTCAAAATATGAAGGTCATTGCACCAAATCCCTGAATCAAGACGGAGGGTATGAATGGTGTTTTTGCTACGTCTAACCACAACTTGGGTGTGGAAGAACTTAGTATTTCTATCCCTTGACTTAATCCATTCCTCTCGAGATTCCTAAAACCAAATAATCTCTTATTGCTTAAGGATCTCCCTATATTCGGCTTGGATATtagcttcaagaaaaaggatGTCAATAGTTAGGTTCTCGTCCATTTCTTTTTGGATGTCCCTCAAACTCGCTTTAACTCTCATTTTTGTGAAATATATTACCAAAAACATTAGTGTTAAACCATTTAGATTCCATTCCTACCTCATCAAGTTTGCCACTAATAGTAGAATTAGGGTACTCCCAAGGTTCCTTCACAACATGCTGGAAATCCCCGTGCCTGGTCCAAGATGCAAGAAATCTCCAAGGAAAATTTCTATTGGACACTCCACTGTCCTTAAGGCTAATAAAAATGGGACAGTGGTTCGAGTGGAGTCTAGTGAGGTTGATAGCATTAGCTTCTAGGAAAACATTCCTCTACTCAAATTCCACCATGACTCTATCGAGCATTTTAGCTTTGTTGATGCCTGTTGGTAGTTGattagatgatagttgatagttttagagaattgttttagaaagaaggctatgtcattgatttcttggattgtcaattacaacataccaattgcctatttataggctcaagtcaccaacctctcaatggtggtgaatgtttctacattactttagatctttctagagttttcatgatagattagtatcatgatagttctagattcttctatcttatacatatacttatagttctagattgttctaccatattctatagttctaggatattctactattttcatacatattatatttaagaatattctagaaatttgtagcaatttcaacactcctccttgatGCAAATTTCTGTGACTCCGAGCATAGCTCgtaattcttcaaatcttggtcttGGCAAAGCCTTCGTGAATATGTCTGCAATTTGATCTTCTGTTCTGCAGTAGtcgagtttgatctctttagttGCTTCAGCTTCTCTGATAAAGTGATACTTGATTGCTATGTGTTTTGTTCTGTTGTGATAAACTGGATTCTTCGCCATTGCAATTGCTGATTTGTTGTCGCAGTTGATTTTAGTAGGCTTATcttgtttttctcccatgtcttCAAGTATCCTACGAAGCCATATAGCTTGACTCGTTGCTTCAGCAACTGCCACGTACTCTGCTTCTGCTGTTGATTGTGCTACTGTAGCTTGCTTCTTCGACGCCCGAGAGAACATTCCCGATCCTAGTGAGAAAGCATAGCCAGAGGTACTCTTCATGTCATCTGTTGAACCTGCCCAATCACTGTCGGTGTAGCCAAGTAATTCTGAGTTGGTTTCGGTAGTATACCATATACCGAACGCTTTTGTTCCTTGTAGATACCTCAAAATTCTTTTTCCTGCTCCAAAGTGTATTTGACTTgggctttgcatgaatcttgatAGAAGACTTGTAGCATACATTATGTCAGGTCGTGTAGCTTGAGACTTGATGTAAAGTGTAGGCTCACTCTTGCTCCTCCTGAATCCTCGATCCATGAAATACTGATCGATTCTGCTATACCATGCTCGAGGTGCTTGCTTCAAACCGTAGAGTGCTTTTCTTAGTTTTAACACTTTGTTTTCTTTGCCTTCAGACACGAATCCttgtggctgctccacatagatctCTTTTTCAAGTACGCCGTTAAGGAAGACGGATTTGACATCTAGTTGATGGATACTCCATCCTTTTTGTGACGCAAGAGCTATTAGAGCTCTTATGGTATCAAGACGAGCTACTGGTGCAAATGTCTCATTGTAGTCAATTCCAGGTTGCTGTGAGTAACCCTTAGCTACTAGCCTCGCCTTGTGTTTCTGTATGGTGCCATCAGGGTTGAGCTTTGTCTTATAGACCCACTTAACCCCAATGATATCTTTTCCATGGGGACGATTTACTAACTCCCATGTGTTGCTTTTCTCGATCATCTGTATCTCTTCTTCCATTGCCTTGACCCATACTTCCTGCTTTGACGCTTCTTCAAAGCTTCCAGGTTCAAGTATGGCCAAGTTACAAGTTTCATATATGTCCACCAAAGATCTTACTCGTCTTGGAGTAGACTCTGGTGATGATAgttcttgatcttgttgttgTGATGGAGGTGAAGGTGGTTCACCTGGGTCTTtttcctcatcttcttcttgagGTAGTTGAGCGGGTATAAGAACgttcttctccactttttcttcatccCAATTCCATGAAGCATATTCATTAACTTCAACATCTCGACTGATGACGAGTTTCTTAGTTTGCAAGTTGTAGACACGGTAGCCCTTAGAGATATTGctatacccaaggaagatacctcGTATAGTCTTGTCTTCAAGCTTGTGCCTCTTCACGTCTGGAATATGAATGTAGCATATAGATCCAAAGACCCTTAGGTGCTTTGCTGATGGCTTCTTCCCGTTCCAAGCTTCAATTGGAGTCTTGTCTTTTACAGACTTAGTTGGACATCTGTTGAGTATGTAAACAGCAGTGTAGACTGCGTCAGCCCAGAATGTGTTAGATAGTCCCTTTTCCTTGAGCATCGATCTAGCCATCTCCATAACTGTGCGATTCTTTCTCTCGgacactccattttgttgaggagaatATGCGACTGTAAGTTGTCTCTCAATGCCTTCATCCTCACAAAATCTTTCAAACTCGCGAGAGGTGTACTCTTTGCCACGATCACTTCTTAGTACTTTTATCCGTTTTCCACTTTGATTTTCAGCAAGGGCCTTGAACTTTTTGAATACTCCAAAGActtctgatttttcttttagaaaatatacccATGTCATTCTAGAGAAGTCATCAATGAAGAGTATGAAGTACCTGTTGTTCCCATGTGATGGCGTCCTCATTGGTCCACAAACGTCCGTATGTATCAGCTCCAATAGATCTTTCGCTCTCCATGCTCCACTTGTTGAGAAAGGAAATCGGTGTTGCTTACCAAGAAGACATCCTTCACACACTTCATTGTTCTCCTTTATGCTTGGAAGATCTCTTATCATGTTCTTCTCATGTAACAACTTCAAGGCATGTGAGTTGAAGTGGCCAAATCTTCGATGCCATAGCCATGAATCATCAACTTGTACCTTCATGGCAATGtttgttgcatattttaaatttagagggaAGCTTCTATTGCTCTTATTCATCTTTACTTGGGCTATCTCagaccttttatttttgttgtctaaGATTTTGCATACACCTCCTTCAAAGTGAAGTGTGTAGCCTCTCTCCATCATTTGGCCAATGCTTAGAAGATTTTCTTTTAGGCTGGGAACTAGTAAGACATCATGGATGAGTCGCGTACCTTTTTCTGTCTCCACCATGACAGTGCCTTTGCCTTTTGATTCAACCACACTTCCATTTCCCAGTCGAACTTTGACTTTGACAGACTCATCAATACTTTTGAAAATAGTCTCATCCTTGGCCATGTGATTGCTACATCCACTATCCAAGTACCAGTTtcctcccttttcttttattgagtcTTGAGTGGTGTAGAACGtacattgttcttgatcatGCTCCCCTACGATATTAGCTTGATGCCTATTTTTGTTGCGACAATTTTTCTCTACGTGCCCGAACTTCTTGTAATGGTTGCATTGTGGCATATTACGAAACCAACAATTTTTCTCTGTGTGACCTTGCCTTTTGCATATATTGCATGGAGGATTTTTATCTGTTTTGTTCTTAAGGAAATTCCtagaaccttctcttcttctagaagtttctccataatttttctttcctctattttctttgttttggggctgaaaTTTAAACTTTGACTGGAAGGCATTTTTAATTGTATCTTCTTTATGCCTATACAGTCTTTGCTCATATGCTTCAAGAGAGCCCACAAGTTCTGTCTCTGATAGAGTGGACAGATCTTTGGTTTCCTCAATCGTTGTCACGATTGGGTCAAACTTTTGGGGCATAgtaattagaattttctcaacaattttcttgtcAAGAATATCTTCCCCAAAAGCTCTCATTTGATTAACTATTTCTTTAACTTTAGAATAGTAATCTTTAACTGTCTCAgactccttcatcttcaatagTTCAAAATCTCTTCTTAGAGATTGAAGTTTAACGGCACGTACCTTAACACTTCCTTGAAACTCCTCCTGCAATGTGTTCCACACTTCTTTGGCAGTCTTAGCTCCCATAATTCTTGGGAAGATTGGATCAGTCACCGCTTGTTGCAAGGTGAACAATGCCTTtgaatttttctgtttatttttcttcaactctttttcttgAGATGCATTAAGAGCTGAAGTATCCGCGGGAATGGTGAAGCCTTCTTCTACTATGTCCCATAAATCTtgagatgaaaaatatgtttccattttaacacgccagaaatcataattttcaccatTGAAGATAGGGATAGAAATAGTTGACGATTGAGTAGTGTTATCCATagcttagaaaaaatattattagagtgGGTTAATAGTACAAAGgaaatttttgaagtagttggGAGGATTTTGGAATGGTATGTAGGTAATATAACTACGCCCAATGTATGACCGAAcgtggctctgataccactgttggtagttgattagatgatagttgatagttgatagttttagagaattgttttagaaagaaggctatgtcattgatttcttggattgtcaattacaacataccaattgcctatttataggctcaagtcatcaacctctcaatggtggtgaatgtttctacattactttagatctttctagagttttcatgatagattagtatcatgatagttctagattcttctatcttatacatacacttatagttctagattgttctaccatattctatagttctaggatattctactattttcatacatattatatttaagaatattctagaaatttgtagcaatttTAACAATGTCATTATGCTCTCTATGAAACCAAGCCCCTCAGATTCAATATCCAACATGTGGAAAAAGTTAATCACACCAAGGAACTTGGCTGCTCAAGAGGCATTGAAAAGGCTTCCCTTAACATCTAAGACATAAGCCACTTTATTAAAATCCCTAATCATCAACCACAACATGTTAATGGTGTCCCTAAGAAGCTTGAGATACTCCTATAAATGCACTCTGGAAGCATGATGAGGCCAAAATTGGTCAATAGAGGAAGACCTTGTGGATGGCCTGGCAAGGTGAAAAGGCTGAGGTAGATGGCATGTTTAGGTTGGGTGAGAGGAAAAAGACAGGTCAGGGCCTTTGGGAGGATTCTTAAGGGAGCCAATGGATAAAGTGAATTTTTGCTAGGGTAAGTTTACCACTTTTTTCCCTAGgtttttgggaataagtgtcaATGAGGAAGGTTTCAAGGGGTCCCTACAGGGTCTTTTCCTCTTGGGATcctatttattatgaataatagGTCTTTGGTTAGGGATAGGGTGGGGTTGGTATTCGTGTTTCGGTATTTCAAAGTACCAAACGGGTTAGCTCGGTTGATCAAAGCTCCCTCATGGAATCGAGGAGTAGTATTTAACTTCCTGTtggctttcttttttctttaaaccACTAGCCACTCACCATGGGCTTGGAGTCAAAGCTACCATTCTCGATAGGACACTTAAGTTAAGTAGAGAAAGATGAAATTAATTCCTCCATTGAGTTTGGTTTAGAAGCCTTCTTGGGGGAAACCTTATTAGCACCCAAGGAAGTGTCATTAGGGTCCATGTTTTTGGCTTCCTCTTTCTCCTTGTTAGGCCAGTCCCTTGACCTTTGACAATAGTGATACCAGTAGACTCTAATGTTCACTCTTCCCACCACAAGTTTGCTAAGGTCTATTTCCTCACAAACCCTAGCAAATATCCCTCAATTTGCCTAAAGAGTGTTAGTATCTACGTTGATCGGTTTTCCAACTACAGAATCCAGACCAAGGAAAAAAATTTCATCATAGTAGACCGTGTTAAGGCTGGGAAAATGAACTCGGGCCAAGTTATTGTCTATGGTGTCACCTTCTGCAATGAAAT contains:
- the LOC114419797 gene encoding protein PHLOEM PROTEIN 2-LIKE A1-like, whose protein sequence is MGGSRLSKPKSGSASGSTNCFMLYARALSITWGDTPEYWIWVQQKETSGTIVELAKLKRVCWLEVHGKFDTRKLSLGILYQVSFLIMLEESSQGWEVPINVRFVLPGGKRQQHKVNLNEKLRESWMEILVGEFVASEKDAGEMEISMYEYEGGMWKTGLVIQGVVIKPKKLDME